One segment of Panicum virgatum strain AP13 chromosome 3K, P.virgatum_v5, whole genome shotgun sequence DNA contains the following:
- the LOC120697134 gene encoding aquaporin NIP1-3-like: MAGAELANGLHESTVAMEEGRRGGGESSEQDVAVSRPMFSVPFVQKILAEMFGTYFLIFAGCAAVAVNLRTGGTVTFPGICIVWGLAVMVMVYSVGHISGAHLNPAVSVAFATCGRFPWWQVPSYAAAQVMGATAASLTLRLLFGNAREHFFGTVPAGSDAQSLVIEFIISFNLMFVVSGVATDNRAIGELAGLAVGATVLLNVLFAGPISGASMNPARTLGPAIVAGRYAGIWVYFAGPIVGTVAGAWAYNLIRFTDKPLREITQTSSFLRSVRRN, from the exons ATGGCCGGAGCAGAGCTTGCAAACGGCCTGCACGAGAGCACCGTGGCCATGGAGGAAGGCagacgaggaggaggtgagAGCTCGGAGCAGGATGTGGCCGTCAGCCGCCCCATGTTCTCCGTCCCGTTCGTGCAGAAG ATCCTGGCCGAGATGTTCGGGACCTACTTCCTGATCTTCGCCGggtgcgcggcggtggcggtgaacCTGCGCACGGGCGGCACGGTGACGTTCCCGGGCATCTGCATCGTGTGGGGCCTCGCCGTGATGGTGATGGTGTACTCGGTGGGCCACATCTCCGGCGCGCACCTCAACCCCGCCGTCTCCGTCGCCTTCGCCACCTGCGGCCGCTTCCCCTGGTGGCAGGTGCCGTcgtacgcggcggcgcaggtgatGGGCGCCACGGCCGCCAGCCTCACGCTGCGGCTGCTCTTCGGGAACGCGCGGGAGCACTTCTTCGGGACGGTGCCGGCGGGGTCGGACGCGCAGTCGCTCGTCATCGAGTTCATCATCTCCTTCAACCTCATGTTCGTCGTCTCCGGCGTCGCCACGGACAACAGAGCC ATTGGTGAACTCGCTGGCCTCGCCGTTGGAGCTACCGTCCTGCTAAACGTCCTCTTCGCAGG GCCTATTTCAGGAGCGTCCATGAACCCGGCGAGGACCCTGGGCCCGGCGATCGTCGCCGGCCGCTACGCCGGCATCTGGGTGTACTTCGCCGGGCCCATCGTGGGGACGGTGGCCGGCGCGTGGGCCTACAACCTCATCCGCTTCACCGACAAGCCGCTGCGAGAGATCACCCAGACCTCCTCCTTCCTGCGAAGTGTCAGGAGGAACTAG
- the LOC120697133 gene encoding serine/threonine-protein phosphatase 5-like has product MDTTANSDVQKAEELKLKANEAFKANKFSQAIELYSQAIEVNSSNAVYWANRAFAHTKLEEYGSAVQDATKAIEIDPRYSKGYYRRGAAYLAMGKFKEALKDFQQVKKICPNDPDASRKLKECEKAVQKIRFEEAISVGDAERRSVADSIDYHVIEVEPQYAGPRIDGEEITLDFVKAMLDEFKKQKCIHKRYAYQIVLKTLELLRSMPSLVDVDVPNGGHFTVCGDVHGQYFDLLNIFALNGLPSEENPYLFNGDFVDRGSFSVEVILTLFAFKCLYPKAMYLARGNHESKSMNKIYGFEGEVRSKLGEKFVELFAEVFCWLPLAHVINKKVFVVHGGLFSVDGVKLSDIRSIDRFCEPPEEGLMCELLWSDPQPQLGRGPSKRGVALSFGADVTKKFLQENNLDLIVRSHEVKDEGYEIEHDGKLITVFSAPNYCDQMGNKGAFIRFTAPEMKPDIVTFSAVPHPDVKPMAYANNFLRMFQ; this is encoded by the exons ATGGATACTACTGCGAATTCAGATGTGCAAAAGGCTGAGGAACTGAAACTTAAGGCAAATGAGGCCTTCAAGG CAAACAAGTTCTCGCAGGCTATAGAACTGTACAGCCAAGCGATTGAGGTGAACAGTTCGAATGCAGTTTACTGGGCAAACCGTGCATTTGCACATACAAAATTAGAAGAATATGGAAGTGCGGTGCAGGATGCTACAAAAGCCATTGAAATTGATCCTAGATATTCAAAA GGTTATTATAGACGTGGTGCAGCATATCTTGCTATGGGAAAGTTCAAGGAAGCCCTCAAGGATTTTCAACAG GTGAAAAAAATATGCCCGAATGATCCAGATGCTTCAAGAAAGTTGAAAGAATGTGAGAAAGCTGTCCAAAAAATTCGCTTTGAAGAAGCGATTTCCGTTGGAGATGCAGAAAGGCGCTCTGTGGCAGATTCTATCGACTACCATGTCATAG AAGTCGAGCCACAGTATGCGGGACCGAGAATTGACGGTGAAGAAATAACATTAGATTTTGTCAAAGCAATGTTGGATGAATTTAAGAAGCAGAAATGCATACATAAAAG ATATGCATATCAGATTGTGTTAAAAACCTTGGAGTTGTTGCGTTCGATGCCTTCACTTGTTGATGTCGATGTTCCAAATGGTGGGCATTTTACAGTTTGTGGTGATGTGCATGGCCAG TATTTTGACTTGCTCAACATATTTGCACTCAATGGGCTCCCCTCAGAAGAAAATCCTTACCTCTTCAATGGCGATTTTGTGGACAGGGGATCTTTCTCCGTTGAAGTTATACTCACTCTTTTTGCTTTCAAATGCCTCTATCCAAAAG CTATGTACCTTGCAAGAGGAAATCATGAAAGCAAGAGTATGAACAAGATATATGGCTTTGAGGGTGAAGTGAGATCAAAGCTGGGCGAAAAATTTGTTGAACTATTTGCTGAAGTCTTTTGCTGGTTACCACTTGCTCATGTCATCAACAAGAAGGTCTTTGTAGTCCATGGAGGACTCTTCAGTGTTGATGGGGTGAAACTTTCAGACATTAGATCCATCGATCGTTTCTGTGaacctcctgaagaag GTCTAATGTGTGAACTACTATGGAGTGATCCTCAGCCTCAGCTTGGAAGAGGTCCAAGCAAACGTGGTGTTGCTCTTTCCTTTGGCGCAGATGTGACTAAGAAGTTTTTACAGGAAAATAACCTTG ATCTTATTGTCCGATCCCATGAAGTAAAGGATGAAGGCTACGAAATTGAACATGATGGAAAGCTTATAACAGTCTTCTCTGCGCCTAATTATTGTGACCAG ATGGGCAACAAGGGTGCTTTCATTCGGTTCACAGCTCCGGAAATGAAACCTGATATCGTTACTTTCTCAGCCGTG CCACATCCTGATGTGAAGCCGATGGCGTATGCAAATAACTTCCTCAGGATGTTCCAATGA
- the LOC120701176 gene encoding probable C-terminal domain small phosphatase produces MVSRTPTKPPPSPRLGAGAANVTPPKPSPSSVARRRHALRRRLSPVATTKRRGSPLKSLASAPAAVAATFDRSLRSCRRRFLKLFARLAVLGSPRKRRAAAAGFQRLRSSSPPATPPPPPALSPAARAQPAALPPPPSPGRRTLFLDLDETLIHSQTDPPPARFDFTVRPVIGGRAVTFYVAKRPGVDAFLREAAERFEVVVFTAGLQEYASLVLDRLDPDGEVFAHRLYRGACRDAGDGRLVKDLAATGRPLDRAVIVDDNPDAYALQPENAVPVAPFVDDDNDQELQRVMAFLDVAAAYEDTREAIRYY; encoded by the coding sequence ATGGTGTCGAGGACGCCCacgaagccgccgccgtcgcccaggctcggcgccggcgcggccaatGTCACACCGCCgaagccgtcgccgtcgtccgtggcgcggcgccgccacgcgctccgccgccgcctgtcccCTGTCGCCACCACCAAGCGCCGGGGGAGCCCGCTCAAGTCCCTCgcgtccgcgcccgccgccgtcgccgccaccttcGACCGCTCCCTccgctcctgccgccgccgcttcctcaAGCTCTTCGCCCGCCTCGCCGTCCTCGGCTCCCCGCgcaagcgccgcgccgccgccgcggggttcCAGCGCCTCcgctcctcctcgcctcccgccacgccgcctcccccgcccgcGCTGAGCCCCGCGGCCCGCGCGCAGCCCgccgcgctcccgccgccgccgtcgccggggagGCGGACGCTCTTCCTCGACCTCGACGAGACGCTCATCCACTCCCAGACCgacccgccgcccgcgcggttCGACTTCACCGTGCGCCCCGTCATCGGCGGCCGGGCCGTCACCTTCTACGTCGCCAAGCGCCCGGGCGTCGACGCCTTCCTCCGCGAGGCGGCGGAGAGATTCGAGGTCGTCGTCTTCACCGCGGGGCTCCAGGAGTACGCCTCCCTCGTGCTCGACCGCCTCGACCCCGACGGCGAGGTGTTCGCGCACCGCCTCTACCGCGGCGCGTGCCGCGACGCCGGGGACGGGAGGCTCGTCAAGGAtctcgccgccaccggccggccgCTGGACCGCGCGGTCATCGTCGATGATAACCCCGATGCCTACGCCCTGCAACCGGAGAACGCCGTTCCTGTGGCGCCGTTCGTAGACGATGACAACGACCAGGAGCTGCAGAGGGTGATGGCGTTCTTGGACGTCGCTGCGGCGTACGAAGACACCAGGGAGGCCATCAGGTATTACTAG